The region taaatattAGAGATCTTACTCGTGCTAGGTTTAGGTTTATCCAGAGACGGTGGCCAAGTGAGTTTGTTTCTAAGTTGTCGAGGCAGACAAGCTAATAGCCATGCGTAGATGCATGAATTTAACCTTGTATTGCCGTAATGATAAGATTGTTGAAGGAGTGCCAAGCGTAGAAAATCAAGAAGATGAACTGGCATCTCCTTTGGAGGGACCATCGTAGGCTTGCGATACTTCTCAGGTGTCAAAACATTCAAACTAACAAACTGCAGCATGATCGAGCCCTGCAACTCCTTAGAGAATTCCTTTTTCGAATTGTCCATCAACAGTTTCAGGACAAGGTATGGGATTTGATTCTCTAGCAAGAAAAAATCGTGTAACACAAAAGCAACCTGGTCATTTTTAATCTCAAAATTTCTCAGCTCACCATTCATAGTGCTGTAAATGAATTGGAGTGTAAAACATCCATCCAAGAACAACATCCACCCCAAGGCCTCATCATCGTTGCCATCTTCACGATAATACTCTTCGAGCACCTCTTCATCGAAACATTGCTTCAGCAGTTCAATTCTTTCCATTACTTTTCTGTAAAGGTGGTCGTAGGATTGGTGGCCGCTGTTTTCGACGAACTTCGCTGCGAAGAGAAACTTGAAATGTTTCTCTGCAAGCCGGAATTTGGGGTTGCCATGGTGAATAGGGCCTATTGATATCCACTTTGGGTCGTAGAGCATCTCCAAGCTCTTCTGTTCATCTCTAAGCACCTGAGGAACCTTCTGTATCTTCGGTTGTGGGAATTTGTCGCGACCTGATAATTTCCTCTCCCCTGGTCTCGGCGGATTGGTCTTTTCTCTCATCAACTCAGCACTTAGCTTAGAACTTGCTGATTTTATTTTCTCATTGACAAATTCTTCGGCAACTGCATTTCCCTCAATTTCACTTACCATTTTTTCCATGTGATGAGCTTTGTAAAGATAGGAAATGATGATGATAAGGTTTCGTATAAGTGAGCAGTAGTGACCGTGTATGTATATAATAttatgtatgtgtgtgtgtgtctatatatatgtgtgtatttgtGTGCATGCATATCATGCATTTTCATAGgttactatatatatattcttagATTAAAGAATCAAGGTTGGCATAAGAAAAAAAGCACGAAATTGGCTAGCCTACTTATAGATGCACTTTGTTAAAACATACGCATTACTTTCATTACATTGGTTAAAATTCCAACATAAGCCTCTCCATCTTTTTCCTTTAAGGACATTAattttatacttcttttgcctaacTGTGTTTTCAAAAAACGACAAAGTGCTAGGCTAGGTACCTTATTTGACAATATTAATAATCACTTTTGAATATTAACATTTCAAAAAGAGAATTGTTAGGTGCCAACAACACAAGTAGGTGACATACCGCTAGTGCAATCCAATATCTGGTCCCATATATTAGAATTTAATAACTATTATGAAGTATCGCTAACCAACCATAATGTGTCATctcatgtggtgttggacaccttaagatgtcaaatagcaacactcttTCCAAAAGACTTTGGAACAAttactctaatatatatatattattctaaaaaaataaagcCACCATATATACAATATAAATTAAAACCTTTTAATTACTATATATGTAGAGAAAAAAAGAGTGAGAAATGGAAAATGGGGGGCAAAAATAATTTAGAGGGTCGGGTTTATGCTTTTAAGGGTTGGGGAACACATTAATGGCATcaaatttgagtttttttttttttttgggggggggggggtggaaaTACGGTTTTCGGAGAGAAATATGCAGGGAGGCGGCAACTCTAGGGTTTTGCTCAAGAAAATGCAGGGAAAGAAATGAAGAACACGACATCGGGCTGGGGTATTTAGAGGACTATTAGTGGCGATATACATGTATCGCCTAAAAAAAATTAGGTGGGAAAATTCCCAcgtttttgtttgaaaaatttcaaaattattatagGCGACACGTGTCGCCGCTAATAGTTAGGTGAGAAATTTCTCACGTTTCTTCtaaaaattttcaaaattacTTTGTTGCCCCTAATATTACAAAAGTCACAGCTAATAATGAtccatattaaaaaaattgtcaGCGATAATATTAGCAGCAAAACTTTTTGCCGCTAACAACGACATTATTAGGGGCGATTTTAAGTCGCCACTAATAGTGTTGCCCCTAAAAATCATTTTTCTTGTAGTACATGACATGCCCGAGGCCATGTGCCAATAATTCCAAATTATATctctatattttattaaatagtaTAAAATACTCTCTTGAACTCATTTTTAGTCAAAATTGAGTTTAATAATACAATAAtacaaaattcaaaattattgaCTCAATTTTCAGTAAatgaattgaaagaattgaaCTAATGTATTTCGGTAAACTGAATGAGAAAAAACTAAAAggactttaaaaaaatataatggtCCGATTACATCTCCCAccgtaatataaaaaaaaaatcgtttTATACGGTATGTgtaataaattacaaaaaatacgaGAGCCCCAacagtatatatatacatatattgacctttgttttaatttttttttgtctttgaaTTCAGGCATATACGGTTTTCCCAACCATTTTTTTTTACCTTTgttttaataataaaagtaataataagtATAGTTACtaccttcaataaaataaaataaagtagattaatttatttttatttaaaataagtgtatttattaatattaaaattaatatttatacaattactcaaaaaataaataaatatttatacaagttacaatatgttgttaattaaaattaatattataatataatatacagttaaagataatcacaatattattattctttataaaaatattatatatatattttaaatcatagctagtcaaatCTCAACACTTAATGTTAAAACAAAATCATAATCTAATCtaagtttcaagttttgttacaaagatatatttaaagttaaaaaattagttttgtaaatctttgtaataatcatgttaaataaatttataaatatttatgtaaatgtgagttacaaaaataaactttttagttgtgaaattagttttgtaaattgttgttacaaaaatgtaaaatttgttttaaaaaaatattgtatttcactactatattcaataaagtgttttataaataattaatatcttaaatttatattcttaagttgtatagcataaatatgtTGGTTCATAtaatttttggtacaatattgtaacaatatggaaaagtataatatttttatgtatattttgtttatgatttcttaactataaaatatttttgtaaatgttagttacaaaaatatatttcttagttgtaaaactagatttgCAAACCAttgttataaaaataaaaaactttagtTACGAAtctgtttgtaagttttatctaaaaaagaaaaaaaatcttcaattctattactgattttgtaaatattatttacaaacatgtaacagaTATTTATAAGTTTGTAAtagatatttactagtttgtaaacgttgatcacaaaaaattgtattttacagcttttatttatgattttgccactacgtatttacacttttgccattccgtgtttttatccaaaaattccgtaATTTTGTAATGTAccatatttttcagatttttttaacttttagtgcatttttgtagatttcccaaGTGTTTTTATGTGGTTAATAAAACTTAGGCCTTTGAGActttttatttatcaaaatattgtAAAGTAACAAAGAAATAGAGTTGAGACTTTATTTATTATCCAGTTCGTGTCAGTGtgactttatttttatttgtttatcagCCATATGTTTGTTCTCATTTTATTAGTTGGTCATTATAGCGGGTGTTTTTTTTAATTGAGTGTCATTATTTAGTATCTTAATTACACTTTATAGATGGCTACCCATTAatactttataatatttattaaatttaaatatatgagATTTGATATTAGATTGCACAAATAACaaaggaatttttttttcataaatataattttttagccattaatatgcaaaaatatggtaattaaactTTTTTTAGTTTGTATAGacaaatttaattaacaaaaacaaGATTATGggaaaaaatatggcataataatgatttttttacaaaaatatggggaaAAAATCCCATCGAAGGGAATACAAGTTTTAAAAAGCtataaaataatacttgtaaaaaaaatcatattttttaaaactttattaaaaaatccatataaaatgtaattttcacaATAACtggattttttcataaatatgatattttttatttttctcttctGCTATCTTTGCCAATGAAGTTTGGTGCCCTGCCTTTGAAGGGGTTGCAAAcagccaaataaaaaaaaattaaaaaaaatcataacaacTAATTTCAACACCATATGCTTAATAAACTGGTTTCATAATCATAAACTTATTAGCAACGAGGTACATTAAAATCTATATCTAGTAATTTGTTTCACGAAAATCTTTTTAAAGATTTCGCATTTTGGCTATATTTCAAATTAAAAATATCTTCAAATCTTTTTAAAGATTTCGCattttgtaattatatatttcttttgaataatattaaaaatatcttCAAATATAAGAATTATTTGAAAAATACCACAATATTCAAATTCATTTTCAAAATATCATATTATGGCTATAAAATTACCAAACTTACCaagtttatatttattgtttGCAAAATTATTACACTGTAcatttgtgttttaaaaaataccagctgatatatttttatatgttaaactatttctcatatatatatttaaaaactaaTCTCCTTTTTCGGATATTATTCTCTACAAGGAAAATGAAGttccatattttaaaaaatagcttCCCTCACTCAATATTATCACAAATACCCAGATCCAAGAAATTATAAATCAAATCAAGAGtgaatgaaattttttattataataacatCACACTTTATAAAAACTAAAATGTGCAAAGGAGTAAAAGTAGTAACTCAAAATCCAGATTACAAATAATTGActgtatgcatatatatatatatatatacatatgcgtATAGAAAGAAGCTGCTCACAAATTTATTAGGATCATCAATCGATGcctgtttttttaaaaaaaagtatataaatTTTGATGGAAAAAGAATAATGAGAGTCCAATTAATGTAGTGTTGAAGGTCCATTATATTtgatctcatatatatatatatataaagatcaTTCTCCTCTAGGATAGATAGTGTAATAGGTCTGAATAAAGGACATACCAAGAGCCAAAAACGCAGCCACAAAAGTGACAATCGTCCAAGGAGTACTGAAATGTTCGTTCAAGACTTGAGCTATCCAAGTCAGGCACTTGTTGTGGTAGTGCTTCTCTATTTGGCTTATCACCTCCTCGTACGCCTCAGGATTTGGCACCAAAAATCTGCCCATCTCATTAAAAAGTTGTGCCACTTCTTTGTCACAGCCAAGAAGGTTGTGGAGTACGTGAGATGATCTCAACTCTTTCACATCGTTGGGATAATCAATGA is a window of Humulus lupulus chromosome 4, drHumLupu1.1, whole genome shotgun sequence DNA encoding:
- the LOC133833145 gene encoding UPF0481 protein At3g47200-like, which gives rise to MVSEIEGNAVAEEFVNEKIKSASSKLSAELMREKTNPPRPGERKLSGRDKFPQPKIQKVPQVLRDEQKSLEMLYDPKWISIGPIHHGNPKFRLAEKHFKFLFAAKFVENSGHQSYDHLYRKVMERIELLKQCFDEEVLEEYYREDGNDDEALGWMLFLDGCFTLQFIYSTMNGELRNFEIKNDQVAFVLHDFFLLENQIPYLVLKLLMDNSKKEFSKELQGSIMLQFVSLNVLTPEKYRKPTMVPPKEMPVHLLDFLRLALLQQSYHYGSSDEARGWRAKQQTFRSVMDLKAAGINLKQNKSGSLKDIKFSSSLFSAELELPPIIVDDSMAPKFLNLIAFEMCPDNTKTEYEISSYILSGPDQ